In the Candidatus Chromulinivoraceae bacterium genome, AATACATTATAATGGATACAGTAATGGATAAACTGGTGATTGACAAAGCATTAAAAAAACGAGGCATAGCCCTTAGTGACCCGAATAAAATTACTTTAAACTCATACAATAGATACGCTAACGAATATATTCGTAATACCGTACCGACAATCGCACAATCTCCCCTCCAAATGCGCGAATGGATAGATACAGCCTTAGGTGCGATACCCCAGGACGGTGTGGTGTTTGAGATAGGAAGCGCAACAATACGAGATGCGAGCTATATGCGACAGCAAGGTTACAAGGTAATCTGCAGCGACGCTACCGAGAGCTTTATAGAAATCATGCTTGCCGCGGGCGAGCCCGCTGTTCATTTTAACGTACTTGAAGATAAACTAGCCGACCAATATCACATGATCTATGCGAATGGTGTTTTTCCTCACTTCACCGTAGAAGAAATACAGCTTGCGCTCCAAA is a window encoding:
- a CDS encoding methyltransferase domain-containing protein, whose translation is MDKLVIDKALKKRGIALSDPNKITLNSYNRYANEYIRNTVPTIAQSPLQMREWIDTALGAIPQDGVVFEIGSATIRDASYMRQQGYKVICSDATESFIEIMLAAGEPAVHFNVLEDKLADQYHMIYANGVFPHFTVEEIQLALQNIHSSLKPEGILAFSIKQGMGEEWIKEKLEDVRFAHYWSQQDITDVLNEEGFSLQYTSFNTGLYPSHRWLNIICKKEARNRRK